One genomic segment of Hydrocarboniclastica marina includes these proteins:
- a CDS encoding Nudix family hydrolase, translating into MPNTGPDRALPVHVAVGVVADGARVLIARRPSGKHMGGLLEFPGGKVDPGESVRAALVRELAEEVGLEADPVGMEPLIQIEHDYGDKSVLLDVWRVRDFKGVPRGLEGQPVNWMRVEDLNDTDFPVANRPIIRALRLPPEWLVTGESDDVGQISRNLALALSVRSRSGLLLRQPQLAVEAYLRLAHEVLPLCKAHGIPLMLHGGPSLLQVLPEAAGIHLPQSVVRQLPDVRSAKGTPSSIQQGFVPASEARPVAAGKWLGVSCHSPAELAHAALIGADYATLSPLNPTSSHPEREPLGWDSFRGWVRAARCPVYAMGGVGLRDIPSSIGHGGQGIAGISHWWR; encoded by the coding sequence ATGCCGAATACCGGACCTGATAGGGCGTTGCCGGTTCATGTTGCGGTTGGTGTGGTTGCCGATGGAGCGCGCGTACTAATAGCCCGGCGACCGTCCGGGAAACACATGGGCGGCCTGCTGGAATTCCCCGGCGGAAAGGTCGACCCCGGAGAGTCCGTTCGCGCGGCGCTTGTTCGGGAACTGGCCGAAGAGGTGGGGCTGGAGGCCGACCCGGTTGGGATGGAGCCGCTGATACAGATTGAGCATGATTACGGCGATAAGTCGGTATTGCTCGATGTCTGGCGGGTGAGGGACTTCAAGGGCGTCCCGCGCGGTCTGGAGGGGCAGCCAGTCAACTGGATGCGCGTCGAGGACTTGAACGATACTGATTTCCCGGTTGCGAATCGGCCCATAATTCGTGCTTTAAGACTGCCCCCAGAATGGTTGGTCACAGGCGAGTCTGATGATGTCGGTCAGATCTCACGCAATCTGGCGCTCGCGCTCTCAGTCCGGAGCCGAAGTGGTCTACTCCTTCGACAGCCTCAGCTTGCCGTGGAAGCCTACCTCCGGCTGGCGCATGAAGTTTTGCCGCTCTGCAAGGCTCACGGGATCCCGTTGATGTTACACGGTGGGCCGTCGCTTCTGCAGGTGCTGCCTGAAGCTGCGGGGATTCACCTGCCGCAGTCTGTAGTCCGGCAACTGCCTGACGTGCGGTCTGCGAAGGGGACACCGAGTTCGATACAGCAGGGCTTTGTGCCTGCGTCTGAAGCGCGCCCTGTAGCCGCCGGAAAGTGGCTGGGGGTATCCTGTCACTCCCCGGCTGAACTGGCACATGCGGCACTGATTGGGGCAGATTACGCTACGCTGTCGCCGTTAAACCCCACCTCGAGCCACCCTGAACGCGAGCCGCTGGGGTGGGACAGTTTTCGTGGGTGGGTCAGGGCTGCCAGGTGCCCGGTCTACGCCATGGGCGGGGTTGGTTTGCGGGATATCCCCAGCAGCATAGGGCACGGGGGCCAGGGTATCGCC
- the argJ gene encoding bifunctional glutamate N-acetyltransferase/amino-acid acetyltransferase ArgJ produces MAVGLGPLPKFHSIDGVRIGVASAGIKKPGRKDVVVFEIARGSAVAALFTRNQFRAAPVRVASEHLAAAATRYLLINTGNANAGTGERGMTDARACCAALAATCDVPVESILPFSTGVIGEPLPVSKLTAALPEALADLKADGWAAAASGIMTTDTLPKGATRQVAVGEEVIHLSGISKGAGMIRPDMATMLGFIATDARIDSALWQRLLAGAIERSFNRVTVDGDTSTNDACVAVATGCSAVPEIAEGGAGFIAFRDALNSLCLELAQALVRDGEGATKFITIAVEQARDRKEALDVAFTIAHSPLVKTALFASDPNWGRILAAVGRAGVENLDLDAVRIHLGDVCIVHNGARAEDYTEARGQAVMNESEISITVNLGRGAVKETVWTCDFSHDYVTINAEYRT; encoded by the coding sequence AGCCCGGCCGCAAGGATGTAGTGGTGTTTGAGATTGCCAGGGGCAGTGCAGTGGCTGCGCTGTTTACACGCAATCAATTCCGGGCCGCACCGGTACGCGTCGCCAGTGAGCATCTGGCTGCTGCGGCGACCCGGTATCTTCTGATCAATACCGGCAACGCCAACGCGGGCACAGGCGAACGCGGGATGACAGATGCGAGAGCATGCTGTGCTGCCCTGGCGGCTACATGCGACGTTCCGGTTGAGTCGATATTGCCATTCTCCACCGGTGTCATAGGTGAGCCTCTGCCGGTCAGTAAATTGACTGCAGCGCTTCCTGAGGCCTTGGCGGATCTGAAAGCCGATGGCTGGGCCGCTGCTGCGAGTGGCATCATGACGACTGACACATTGCCCAAGGGTGCGACACGGCAAGTAGCGGTCGGTGAGGAAGTGATCCACCTTTCCGGCATCAGCAAGGGCGCCGGGATGATCCGTCCGGATATGGCAACAATGCTGGGGTTTATTGCAACCGATGCGCGTATAGACTCAGCACTCTGGCAGCGCTTGCTGGCGGGTGCAATTGAGCGTTCCTTCAATCGGGTGACTGTAGACGGCGACACCTCGACCAACGACGCGTGTGTGGCAGTTGCGACCGGGTGCAGCGCTGTGCCAGAGATTGCCGAAGGCGGGGCTGGTTTCATCGCGTTTCGCGACGCGCTCAATTCCCTTTGCCTGGAACTCGCACAGGCCCTGGTACGTGACGGCGAAGGCGCCACCAAGTTCATTACCATAGCTGTCGAACAGGCGCGCGATCGCAAAGAGGCGCTGGATGTCGCATTTACCATTGCCCATTCGCCGCTAGTCAAAACTGCGCTTTTTGCGTCGGACCCGAACTGGGGCCGTATTCTTGCCGCGGTCGGGCGCGCCGGAGTTGAAAACCTCGATCTGGACGCTGTCCGTATCCACTTGGGCGATGTTTGCATTGTCCACAACGGCGCGCGGGCTGAAGACTACACCGAAGCGCGGGGTCAGGCGGTTATGAACGAGTCTGAAATCAGCATTACGGTGAACCTGGGTCGTGGCGCTGTGAAAGAGACCGTCTGGACATGTGACTTCTCCCACGACTACGTCACCATCAATGCCGAATACCGGACCTGA